The segment tagttcagttctagttcatttctagttcagttctagttcagttctagttcagttctagttcagttctagttcagttctagttcagttcaagttcagttctagttcaattctggttcagtgttagttcagttctatttcaataaattaaaacttcAGTTGCAAATTGCCActgaaaatttgtaattttattaataaatcattCTCAATCAAAATGAGGACATTTCTCAAACAGCTGAATTAGTTTAATACTATTCGAAAACAACCCTGTCTTTTAACAGCTGAGTGTCAAGCAATAACCGTTATATACCTATTTCCTTCAACTCTCAGTTTTCTACTGTTGCTATTTCTATATgtattgtgtatgtgtgtttgtatatgaGTGTAGTGGTTTGAAGTCGAAAAAAAGGAAAGCGAGAGAATGAAAAATtattcaagaaaattttaacttaaagaaaaacttattctaaaaacttacaagaaaaaaatttagggaaaaaagtaaattttagcaaaattaaattagtaataaattaaaaaaatcttttaaaatttatagaaagttaataaaatactaaagataaagtgtaaaaaaatgtattataaaaggtaaattttctttaaagaaaattgtgaaaaaatattataagcaGAATACTGatacataattttttcttgACTAtggtttttctttgaaaatttttttaaaaaaaatttaacttttaaattatagaaataagaTAATTATTTAACTCGctttaaaatttagcaaaaatgtgtaattttccAAAGTCCCTTTAATTTTATGGATTATTTCGTCTGAGGAATTTTCTTTAACTCGCCCActctatttattattaatgttgAAGAAGACATGGCAGCTGTTGAACATACCTTTCATGGTACTTGGGAGGTGAGTAGTGGCAGTttctttgtttgaaaaatttcctcGATTTTTATTCCCAACTTTTTTGCTTAATTATTTtgcttttcaataattttttgtagatTGTTTCCTGCACCTttgaaggaaaaaaagaaatatccgGTTTAGAGGGGTAAGTGTGTGTGTTAGTGCAGATTTATggaaaaatcaattatttttttgtttgttaattttgtattttcgatattattgtttttgtttgtttgtgtgtgtttgtagcATTAAATTTCGTCTGGACGATACAAGTGATATAACATGGTATAATGATTTGGTCAGCCCGTTGCCAGAAACAAAAGACTGCGATACATGTTGTGATTCGGCTAGTGTTCTATTCAGTTGTGAAACTTTTGAAGTTAATGAAAGCAATCCACGTTTAATATTTGGAGCGTTTGCTGGGCACAGTATAGAATTTaatgtaagtttaaaattttatttattcttgaaAGGGTAAATCTCCTCCAAAagtctgtagactaaactatcgactagagtagactacagactaaacaaGGCTTAAGACTAAATTAgattattgactaaactattaagactaaagactagactatagacgagactatagactagactatagactagactatagactagactatagactagactatagactagactatagactagactatagactagactatagactagactatagactagactatagactagactatagactagactatagactagactatagactagactatagactagactatagactagactatagactagactatagacttgactatagacttgactatagactagactatagactagactatagactagactatagactagactatagactagactatagactagactatagactagactgtagaccagactttagactagagactagattatagactagtctatataaaaataaatatagataaTATGCTTGGCTATATTTTGTACTATAGACTGAAGTTAAGACTATATTCTTAACTATCATTCATTGATCATTTTTAAAAGGaagttattttatatgaaaacccttaaatatttttgtcgGAATTTCTCCATTAGACATCTACCTTAACACCTTCTGATTCCCTAATACTTTACTGTGAAAACTGGTACGCGGTGGAATGTAAACGTTTGAAAGAGGGCCAAGCTGCTGGCCAGGAAAAAGAATTCTCTTTTGCCGAAGCCTTAAATGAATCATACTTTAGTGATGTTATTATCAAAAGCTCTGATGGATTTGAGGTAAATTTTACCATTATAACAAAATTGACTATAACGACAGTaatctaaaaatttacttttcttctAGTATCACGTACATGCTTCAATATTACGTCTAAATGGATTTGATTGCAGTATGTGTGTACATGCTACCAGCGCCATTTCATTGCCTCAGACTGTATGTAGAAATTATGATTCActtaccataaaaagtaaagatAATGCCAGTTTACCCAATTCCCCGAATCCCATTAAAATTTCGGTGACAATGACCAGCACCACAAAACAAACGGAACAGGAACAGCAAAAATCTTTACCCCGCCTCAATTTATCACCCATTTACTTGCAACCGCCTACAGAATCATGTCATGCCAACAATAGCACTTCTCTTAGAACTCAACATCACTCCCAGTTGTCGTCCTCCTTTAATTGTTTGTCGACCAAGACCCAAGCGAATGGTAGTACCTTACATCTACTCAATCAAGAGAGTGGTTCGGGCATGCGTCGTTTTCCACCCAATTCCCATTCGGATTCTCATTTGGAAACCCATAATTTAAAACCTCaatcaaagaatatttttaatttttgtcaagATCTCATGTTGCAACATTCAACGGACGTATGCAGTTCAACCGGTTGTAATACACGTCGACCACCTTTATCACCCTATCGTGCCAGAAGTCCTTCACCATTTCCCAGTTCTATGGATACACCACCTTCGTCACCCTTGACTCCAGTGGGTGTTCTATATGATCTTCCTGCTTTTCTATTAACACCCATATTACATTGGCTTTATACGGAATCATTGATGCCCGACATGAACGAGGATGTTTGCGAGAAACTTATCAATTTTGCCGAGTCCCAACCTTCGTTAATGAAGTTGGCTGAACCCgcaaaaagatatttaaaaatgattaaattgAAGAAGTGTAAGTAGAGTTGTAGTTTAAAGGTTATGTGGTTGTTACAAAGGATCCAAAATCTTTCTTATTCCTCAATTCTAGTTGTTGTCAATATAATAATGGATTTACATAGTATTTTAAATCGAGTCATACAAACCATTAATCCAGTTACTATATCACATGAACCCGCCTTACTTTATGCCACATTTAAGGATAGTTTAAGAGAATGTTCTATAGGTGAGTTAGTTCGGAACTAGTTAATATTAGAGACTACTCAGACTTGTTGAAACTTCATTTTCCATTTTCTTAGGATGTgccaaaattttacaattttgcaatatatttaTTAAGGATGCCGCCGATATAGCACGTTATCAAAAgaatgaaataattaaatatgtacGCACACGTATACCCATATTTATGTCACAATTGCATCAGCTCTTACGCaatatattaaatgtatttttaagtcTAACACCTGATGAAAAAGATGAATTAGCTAATTACTTAGTACCTGAGGTAAATCACATTTAAATCTATCCCATATACAATATATAATCCTTTTCTAATGCATTTCTTTAACAGATTGAAACCACTTTATTGATTTTAACTAGTGTGATAgaagaaatcaaaaattctttagaaaaaatgtgTAAAGTATGTTTAATACCATTTGAatcaattttcgaaaaatacaattaatttatttcttattcaaTAGGATTTAAAATGCTCACATTTAGATTTATCCTTAAAATATGCTACCGATGATGCGGTAGCTATGCAAATACAAAATAACACTTTCATTACCGCCAACAATGCCATGGATGATAATACCGTTAGCACATTATTTAGTCAGCCGCCATTATCGCCACGTCCTCGCCGAGGTCCACCCATAGGTTTGACGCTCTATGATAATCCCTCGGATAAGCAACGTCTAATGAGTGccgaaaatgatttaaaatttgttttatacatGTATGAGGTGAGAAAAATGAGAGATATTTATGGACGCATATCAGCTGCTTTGGATATAATAAGAGATAAAAAGTAGGTTTCTTTTGTAAATGAGAAAATATTGATGTTTTATTAATGGTTTATTAACGTTTTAGAACTACTTATTGTGAAATGGATTTCTTGAGTAAACGCAGCactataaatcaaaatttagaaCAATTGATTGTTGATATACCCAGTTATATATTGATTATGGAAAATCTATCGGATCGTTTGGAGGAGAAATTGGGTTGGaaggaatttaaattttgttttaagttggCAACTTCGCAAATTGTAAGTTTGAAGAGAAAGTTTCTTTTTCgaattaaacagaaaatttaccaaatattaGATTAACGAGATtcgttttaagcaaaaaatttcttaaagagaaattttatccaatttttttttttaatgagaaatttatgcaaaattttgttaaaagagaaattttattaaaaaaaatcctttaaagcCCTGATAGGCAAAGATCTTTCTTGAACTCTTAATTTTACACGCATGTGTGCTTATACGTGTATAAAAACGGTTAACATCAGTAAGAGaacttattttttactctctgcgATGTAggctttaaaaagaaatattattcaaaagTTTCCTTACAGAGAAATttcattgaacattttcttacagagaaattttatctaaaagacaattttttatcaaaatttttttctttaatgagagattttatccaaaaatttcctttaaagagaaaaaattcctttaaagaaaaatattatccaAAAGTTTCCTTTAAAGAgcaatttatcgaaaattgttttaaaaatgcctCTCTCTTTATggaaaagacaattttttatcaAGCTTTTCTTAAACGGatattttatccaaaaatttcttttaaagagaaatttatcaaaaattttgttaaaaaagaaatcttatcgaaaaaattcctttaaagaaaaatattatccaAAAGTTTccattaaagagaaattttattgaaaattttcttaaagagaaattttatcgaaaagacaaatttttatcgatttttttaaaattttttcctaaaacaaaatatttttctaaaaatttcctttaaagagaaacttatcaaaaattttctcaaaaataattatccaaaatttttttaaaagagaaattttttgaacaattttatttaaagtgaaatattatcccacattttcataaaagtgaaaatttgttaaacattttcttaaaagtgaaattttgttgaacattttcataaaaaagacaTTTGATCAGAAATTTTggtaaaagagaattttatggaaaattttttaaaaaatataaattttattaaaattttcttaaagaaaagagacattttatagaatatttttattaaagagaatttttactaaagaatttctttaaagagaaattttatcaaaaattttctaaaatagaaaattttcttaaaaaataaattttatggaaatttttcaaaaatgtttttaagagatagaagtttttcttaaaagaaacatttggtagaaaattttcttaaaagagaattttttaaaattttctaaagagaaactatatcaaaatttttcttaaaattttacctttatataaaatttttccaaaataaaataaaaaaaaattaaagagaaattttatcaatcattttctaaaagataatttttatagaaaattttcataaagataaattttattgaaaattaaaattaattaaaattaaagagaaatttttatcggaaattttctttaaaaaaagttttatcaaaaattttcttaaaaataaattttatattttttgtttaaagagaaattttataaaaaaatatccttaaaaaagaaatttcatgAATAATTTCCTTCTTTTCAGAACGGTGTTATAGTAAAGATATTTGATCATAAGTCTGCTTTAAAAGAAGCCATGAGTCAGGTAAAGttctcaaattttaaatttcaaactaaaaaataaactaaaaataaattcccTTTAACAGATTTGTAAGCTGGTGCAAAAACAAGAATTTACACAAACTCTAATCGAATTAGGATTATTGGAACCGTCAAACATTTTAGAAAGTGAATTGAAATCATTGCAAAAAGATGATCCCTTTGAATTAAGTTTAGATCCTTTGCTTTTGGAAAGGCAACATAACTATGATTATAAAAGTGTTAAggtatttatagaaattttatctaatttaatGGAAACTATAATAGTTTTCTTTGTTCAATTTAAAAGCTTAATCTAATACGTCACTTATGTGAACCACCCATAGCGGTGAATAGTAATCTGTCGAAAAATGCTTTACGTCTCTTGCACTCAGCCCAACTGGCCGATATGGAATTTGAAGTTCATACTTTCCACAATCCTCCAACCGTTGAGTCTAGTGTTGCAAATAGAAATACTTTAGATATACAAAGTATGGAGGCTCTTAAAGCACCCATACAAGTTCATACATTTCGTGCACATCGTGTAATTGTATCGGCCAGATGTGAATGGTTTAAAAAGGCTTTAATGTCTGGTATGCAGGAATGTTTAACAAGGTGAggttattaaatagtttttaaattaatttttttcaatattttttttgattttttttcagaaaaattattataactgATACTTCACCGGTGATCTTTCGCCGTTTGCTGTTATTTTTGTATGGTGCTCCGATTGATAAAACTGTTGGTGCTGAACAAATATGTGAATTAATGTTATTAGCtgataaatattctatagatgATTTAAAGGTTAGTTAAATAatgacaaataatttttataatttaacaaagtattttttaaagaaaaattttgtgaaaattttcttaaaaagaaagaaaaggaagacaaaaattaattgcaatttttttaacatacagtTTATggaacattttcataaaaaatagcaaaattttttaatattatttttaaagggaaaattttcaaagaaagatttaagtatttcaataaattcccgcaattttttcgaaatttcattaaattttctttaaaaataaattatttcgagaataaaatatagacaatttctttaaagcgacaatttgttgaaaatgttcataaaaagaaaatttattgaacatttctTAAGAGAGAAAACttctttaaagtaaattttatcaaaagtaTTTCTCAATgagaaaatataactttttttaaaaagagcatttattaaaattttctgagcagataaaaaattatttttttgaaattttaaaagagaagcaaattgtttatattaattaaaaaaaattgtatcgaaaatttttcttaaataattatagaaaatttctttaaagagacattttatcaaattttttataaatgagaaaattaatagaaaatttccttaaacaggaaatttttaaaaatctctttgaaaaatttaatcaaaaattttccttaaagaaaaaaattatcaaaaatttcctagAAGAGAAAAGAGGAAATTTACTTAAagggaaaatttataaaaatttttctttgagaGAAATTTTATCGAAGTTTTCTTTatgagaaaatttatagaaaatttccttaaagagaaattttttgaaaatttcttaaaaaaaaaaaattcctataaaaagaaaatttatcaaaaatttccttaagaagaaactttttttaaatttccttaaaaaaataaatttatcgaaaatttccttaaaaaagaaatttaatttgaaatttcgataaaaaataaaattattgaaaattttcttaaaaaattaatttatcgagcatttcctttaaaaaaatttctttaaagacaaaataaatcaaaagtttccttaaagagaaaaaatatatacaaatgaaaaatagaaaatttttaaaaaatttcattaaaaatacaatttttctaaaacttcctTTAAGAGTCGAAAATATTCTTAAagagaatatttattaaaaatttccttaataagagaaaatttaaggaatatttttttttacaagaaaatttatcaaaatttttctttaagagaaaatttatcaaaattttttttttaagaaaaaatttatcaaaatttttcttaaaaagagaaaaatttaagaaaatatttctcaaaaaatcaaaatttagaggtaaattagaaaaaaattccttataaaatttttttttgaaatattaataaatttgaaatattaaaaatatttgcgaaaatttcttaataaagaaaagaagatttgaagagaaaatttatcaacatttttcttaaagagaaaatttatcaacatttttcttaaagaggaaatttatcaaaattattttccataaagaaaaaatatgtcgAAAGTTacattaaagagaaaatttatcaacaatttccttaaaaagaaaaatttatcgcaaaaaattttaaaaagtaaaagaaacatttttcagggattttttataaaaatattaatcactTTCTTAagcatttttctaaaaatatagtttttgcaaaaattctctTAATAATCAAAGggaatttaaagagaaaatttagcaaaaatttttgtaaaagaaaaaaattatttaatgttttctaaaagagaaaataaaatttaaaataaagaaaattaactttaaaattattttaaaagagaaatattgaataaaagaGATAATTTATGGAacattttaagagaaatttaatcaaaaatgttcataaagagaaattttatagaaatttttagaaaaaagttttattaaacatagagaattttcaaaattttatttataatactgaacattttaaaaagacttctcaaagaaaattaagtttatttagagatttattaaaaatatgttgaattattttatatttttgaaaaaattattcataaataattttattatattcttttcTTTAGGAATTAtgtgaaaatactttaaattcaCAAATCGATGAACACTCGGTTTTATGTCTATTGGGTATAGCCGATCATTATATGGCATCGGCTTTAAAATCTAAGTGTCTTTCATATCTATCACAAAATTCACATCTTACAAAGGCTGCTATGTTTAAGGAATTATCACGACCCTTGCAAgtaagttaataaaataaattcaataaattataaaaaaattcatatatttttgtcTTTACCAGCTTGAGGTAATGGATTTGATACATTGGTATGGTCGTGTTACTGAACCCTGGACTGATACGGGCGGTTTTAAACCACGCAGCACTTCCAGACACAGTTTAAAAAGTCCCTCTAAACCCCGCTCACGTTCTAGAAAATCATCACCATCTTTTATGTGACACTGACTCTTAAGAAGCAATGgctattaaatgataatttaaaataataattaaaaatctaaaaggtTAGCAAGCAAatgataaatgaacttttatgtttttaatattgtgtttttgtttttaattttaggaaaacaaatttaagcaattgttcgaatattctttctttttattttttttgaattaagttTACTATTGATGTTAGAGcataagtataaaaattaaaaaacactttttctaaaacatatacacaacaacattttaataggaacaaaagaaaactaaatttaaaaaaatttattaaaattacaaaaccaaaacaaactAAGTATTTAAGCTAGTAAACCAAGAATAAAAACCATTAACTAATGGCaccattttaaatattataatttatcataaaattttaaatttttccaaaaataaatcaaatctaATATGTAATGTTATAACATAAaacgtatttatgtatattttccaaataattatttttattctgtgttttataaataataacaaaaccaCCACCAGCATCACATTCCTTTACATATCCTTAAATCAAAGTTTTTTGCTTAAATGTAccttaaatttctaaattattttagattaaatttttaatataaaaagtgtaagattaaatttataaaaaaaaaatgtaatcatatttttcgataaatgttttttcttcttctttagtGATTTAgttgttaaaatgtaaattgttttttaattaaaaaaaatctttaaagtttataacaaatgtatacattttctttagtaacaaaagtgtattttcttaatattaaacaaaaatatgtttttttgattttattcaaaattataagaaatgtgattttgactttttttcaaaaaagagatgtattaaatgattttattgtttaagttattttttaaagaaataacaaaaaaacaaaatgtattcaTCATTAAATGTATTGTATGTATCTGTATTTATTGTTGTCtttttaaaatctctttaaaaccaaaaaatcgaaaaaattaataaaaatttgaatatttacaaGAATATGAAGGAGTTTTgggggatttttttttaataaaagttatagATATTGAAACAGtggaaatacttaaaaaatttagaattaatacttttttgtaaaactcagtTTTGTACAACTTTCTTCAGTTGCAAACACCTGACatgattaattttataaaattctttttaaaattctttcaaactacatattatttctttattaaaaagcagtcaaagtttttaaaatattcaaactatTGCTTTTAAATCTAGTTTTAACTGTAACGGTTCTTTATACAGACAGGTTGCCACATTCATAAAGTTGTTCCTTTTCATTTTCAAGCTGCCATACTGtttacaaatgtatttttttattgttggtaATGCTGTTTTTAGTACTaatagttgttttgtttttagcaaGCCTGAAGGTATGctttacttttattaatt is part of the Lucilia cuprina isolate Lc7/37 chromosome 3, ASM2204524v1, whole genome shotgun sequence genome and harbors:
- the LOC111676009 gene encoding uncharacterized protein LOC111676009, with the translated sequence MAAVEHTFHGTWEIVSCTFEGKKEISGLEGIKFRLDDTSDITWYNDLVSPLPETKDCDTCCDSASVLFSCETFEVNESNPRLIFGAFAGHSIEFNTSTLTPSDSLILYCENWYAVECKRLKEGQAAGQEKEFSFAEALNESYFSDVIIKSSDGFEYHVHASILRLNGFDCSMCVHATSAISLPQTVCRNYDSLTIKSKDNASLPNSPNPIKISVTMTSTTKQTEQEQQKSLPRLNLSPIYLQPPTESCHANNSTSLRTQHHSQLSSSFNCLSTKTQANGSTLHLLNQESGSGMRRFPPNSHSDSHLETHNLKPQSKNIFNFCQDLMLQHSTDVCSSTGCNTRRPPLSPYRARSPSPFPSSMDTPPSSPLTPVGVLYDLPAFLLTPILHWLYTESLMPDMNEDVCEKLINFAESQPSLMKLAEPAKRYLKMIKLKKFVVNIIMDLHSILNRVIQTINPVTISHEPALLYATFKDSLRECSIGCAKILQFCNIFIKDAADIARYQKNEIIKYVRTRIPIFMSQLHQLLRNILNVFLSLTPDEKDELANYLVPEIETTLLILTSVIEEIKNSLEKMCKDLKCSHLDLSLKYATDDAVAMQIQNNTFITANNAMDDNTVSTLFSQPPLSPRPRRGPPIGLTLYDNPSDKQRLMSAENDLKFVLYMYEVRKMRDIYGRISAALDIIRDKKTTYCEMDFLSKRSTINQNLEQLIVDIPSYILIMENLSDRLEEKLGWKEFKFCFKLATSQINGVIVKIFDHKSALKEAMSQICKLVQKQEFTQTLIELGLLEPSNILESELKSLQKDDPFELSLDPLLLERQHNYDYKSVKLNLIRHLCEPPIAVNSNLSKNALRLLHSAQLADMEFEVHTFHNPPTVESSVANRNTLDIQSMEALKAPIQVHTFRAHRVIVSARCEWFKKALMSGMQECLTRKIIITDTSPVIFRRLLLFLYGAPIDKTVGAEQICELMLLADKYSIDDLKELCENTLNSQIDEHSVLCLLGIADHYMASALKSKCLSYLSQNSHLTKAAMFKELSRPLQLEVMDLIHWYGRVTEPWTDTGGFKPRSTSRHSLKSPSKPRSRSRKSSPSFM